One stretch of Bordetella avium DNA includes these proteins:
- the dapC gene encoding succinyldiaminopimelate transaminase: MNPRLDALNPYPFEKLRALLAEAGSPPQGLAPINLSIGEPKHAAPARVGEALCANLQGLSVYPATKGEPALREAISQWLAQRYSIPAPDADREVLPVLGSREALFAFTQAVVDPGADALVVCPNPFYQIYEGATLLAGATPFYVNADPARDFGCDWVAVPEAVWRRTQLVFVCSPGNPAGNVMSLEDWQVLFDLSDRYGFVIASDECYSEIYFDEAPLGSLQAARRLGRNDYRNVVAFSSLSKRSNVPGLRSGFVAGDAQLIGRFLLYRTYHGSAMSPVIAAASVAAWTDEDHVAENRREYRAKFEAVVPILQRVMDVRMPQAAFYLWAPTPGPDTAFVRDLYGRTAVTVLPGSFLAREAHGVNPGDGRVRIALVAPLEQCVEAAERIVHFIKTSV; the protein is encoded by the coding sequence ATGAATCCAAGACTCGATGCTCTGAACCCCTATCCCTTCGAGAAGCTGCGTGCCTTGCTGGCTGAGGCCGGCTCGCCGCCGCAGGGGCTGGCTCCTATCAATCTGTCGATCGGTGAACCGAAACACGCCGCCCCCGCCCGTGTGGGAGAGGCGCTTTGCGCCAATTTGCAGGGCCTGTCAGTGTATCCGGCCACCAAGGGTGAGCCGGCCCTGCGCGAGGCCATCTCGCAATGGCTGGCGCAGCGCTACAGCATCCCGGCACCGGATGCCGATCGCGAGGTATTGCCGGTGCTCGGGTCACGCGAGGCCTTGTTTGCTTTTACGCAGGCGGTGGTGGACCCGGGCGCAGATGCTCTGGTGGTCTGCCCCAATCCTTTCTACCAGATTTACGAAGGCGCCACCCTGTTGGCTGGCGCTACGCCTTTTTACGTCAACGCGGACCCCGCCCGTGATTTCGGCTGCGACTGGGTTGCCGTGCCTGAAGCGGTGTGGCGGCGCACACAACTGGTTTTTGTGTGCTCGCCCGGAAATCCGGCAGGCAACGTCATGTCGCTGGAAGACTGGCAGGTTCTGTTCGATCTGTCGGACCGCTACGGCTTTGTCATTGCTTCGGATGAGTGCTATTCGGAGATTTATTTCGACGAGGCGCCCTTGGGCAGTCTCCAGGCGGCACGCCGTCTCGGACGTAACGACTACCGCAATGTGGTAGCGTTCTCCAGCCTGTCAAAGCGTTCGAACGTGCCAGGCCTGCGCTCGGGCTTCGTGGCGGGCGATGCACAGCTGATCGGCCGCTTTCTGCTGTATCGCACGTATCATGGCAGCGCCATGAGCCCGGTGATTGCCGCCGCGAGCGTGGCCGCCTGGACGGATGAGGATCATGTGGCCGAGAATCGGCGCGAGTATCGCGCCAAGTTCGAAGCGGTGGTGCCCATTCTGCAGCGCGTCATGGATGTGCGCATGCCGCAAGCCGCCTTTTATCTGTGGGCGCCCACGCCGGGACCCGATACGGCGTTTGTGCGCGATCTGTATGGCCGCACCGCTGTGACCGTGCTGCCTGGCAGCTTCCTGGCCCGTGAAGCTCACGGGGTGAACCCAGGCGACGGACGCGTACGTATCGCGCTGGTGGCGCCGCTCGAGCAGTGCGTCGAAGCAGCGGAGCGCATCGTGCATTTCATCAAGACTTCTGTTTGA
- the dapD gene encoding 2,3,4,5-tetrahydropyridine-2,6-dicarboxylate N-succinyltransferase, producing the protein MTLDLQTTIEKAWESRANLSPADASAEVREAVEHTIDALDQGRLRVADKSSGEWIVHQWIKKAVLLSFRLQDNEVMGEAPLTFYDKVQTKFADFGAAAFKAGGYRVVPPAVARRGSFIGRNVVLMPSYVNIGAYVDEGTMVDTWATVGSCAQIGKNVHLSGGVGIGGVLEPLQANPTIIEDNCFIGARSEVVEGVVVEENSVLAMGVFLSQSTKIFDRATGTITYGRVPSGSVVVPGSLPSADGSHSLACAVIVKRVDAQTRAKTSINDLLRA; encoded by the coding sequence ATGACTCTCGATCTGCAAACCACTATCGAAAAAGCCTGGGAAAGCCGAGCCAACCTGTCGCCTGCCGACGCGAGCGCCGAAGTTCGTGAAGCGGTCGAGCACACGATCGACGCGCTGGATCAAGGCCGCCTGCGCGTGGCCGACAAGTCCAGCGGTGAATGGATCGTGCATCAATGGATCAAGAAAGCGGTGCTGCTGTCCTTCCGCCTGCAAGATAACGAAGTGATGGGCGAAGCCCCCCTGACCTTCTACGACAAGGTGCAGACCAAGTTTGCCGACTTTGGCGCCGCCGCCTTCAAAGCAGGCGGTTACCGCGTGGTGCCGCCTGCCGTGGCCCGCCGTGGCTCCTTTATTGGCCGTAATGTGGTGCTGATGCCCTCTTACGTCAACATCGGCGCCTACGTTGACGAAGGCACGATGGTCGATACCTGGGCGACCGTAGGTTCTTGCGCTCAGATCGGCAAAAACGTTCACCTCTCGGGTGGCGTGGGCATCGGCGGCGTGCTGGAGCCGCTGCAGGCCAACCCCACCATCATCGAAGACAACTGCTTCATCGGCGCGCGCTCCGAAGTCGTGGAAGGCGTGGTGGTTGAAGAGAACTCCGTGCTGGCCATGGGCGTATTCCTGTCGCAAAGCACCAAGATCTTTGACCGCGCCACGGGCACGATCACCTATGGCCGAGTACCCTCGGGCTCTGTCGTGGTTCCCGGCTCGCTGCCGTCGGCAGACGGTTCGCATAGCCTGGCCTGCGCCGTGATCGTCAAGCGTGTGGATGCGCAGACCCGCGCCAAGACCAGCATCAACGATTTGCTGAGGGCGTAA
- the dapE gene encoding succinyl-diaminopimelate desuccinylase, translating to MSAVLDLVRDLIARPSVTPQDKDCQQMLAQRLARIGFQCETIARGGVTNLWARRGTQGPLVVFAGHTDVVPPGPREKWDSDPFVPTERDGYLYGRGASDMKSSIAAFVVAVEEFVAAHPQHEGSLAFLLTSDEEGPAIDGTVIVCDALQARGEKLDYCIVGEPTSTHELGDVCKNGRRGSLGGTLTVKGIQGHVAYPHLARNPVHQFAPALAELVGIEWDKGNEYFPPTTFQISNLNSGTGATNVVPAEAIVEFNCRFSTASTPESLKARVHEVLDRHGLEYDLEWDLGGEPFLTARGSLTDALSSAIQAETGLTPELSTTGGTSDGRFIAKICPQVIEFGPTNATIHKINERVALDCLDPLKNIYRRTLENLLLAH from the coding sequence ATGAGCGCAGTATTGGATCTGGTTCGGGACTTGATCGCCCGTCCGTCGGTCACGCCGCAAGACAAGGATTGTCAGCAAATGCTGGCGCAACGCCTGGCGCGCATCGGCTTTCAGTGCGAAACCATCGCGCGTGGCGGCGTGACCAATCTGTGGGCCCGGCGCGGCACACAGGGTCCGCTGGTCGTGTTCGCCGGGCACACCGATGTGGTGCCGCCCGGCCCGCGCGAAAAATGGGATAGCGATCCCTTCGTACCCACCGAGCGTGACGGCTATCTCTATGGCCGCGGCGCCTCTGACATGAAGAGTTCGATTGCCGCTTTCGTGGTGGCAGTGGAAGAATTCGTCGCGGCCCATCCCCAGCATGAGGGTTCGCTGGCCTTTTTGCTGACTTCCGACGAAGAAGGCCCCGCCATCGACGGCACCGTGATCGTCTGCGACGCGCTCCAGGCCCGCGGCGAGAAACTGGATTACTGCATCGTGGGCGAACCGACTTCGACCCATGAGTTGGGCGACGTCTGCAAGAATGGCCGCCGCGGCTCGCTGGGCGGCACGCTGACGGTCAAGGGCATACAGGGCCACGTGGCCTATCCGCATCTGGCGCGCAATCCGGTGCATCAGTTTGCGCCGGCGCTGGCCGAGCTGGTCGGTATCGAGTGGGATAAGGGCAATGAGTATTTCCCGCCTACGACCTTCCAGATCTCGAACCTGAATTCGGGCACGGGCGCAACCAATGTGGTGCCAGCCGAGGCCATCGTGGAATTCAATTGCCGCTTCTCGACCGCGAGCACGCCAGAGTCGCTCAAGGCCCGCGTGCATGAAGTGCTGGATCGCCATGGGCTCGAGTACGATCTGGAGTGGGATCTGGGCGGCGAGCCCTTTCTCACTGCGCGCGGCTCGCTCACCGATGCGCTGTCGTCGGCCATTCAGGCCGAAACCGGCCTCACCCCGGAGTTATCGACCACGGGCGGCACCTCGGATGGCCGCTTCATCGCCAAGATCTGCCCGCAGGTGATCGAGTTCGGCCCGACCAACGCCACGATTCACAAGATCAATGAGCGTGTCGCGCTGGACTGCCTGGACCCTCTCAAGAACATTTACCGGCGCACGTTGGAAAACCTGCTGCTGGCTCATTGA
- the prmB gene encoding 50S ribosomal protein L3 N(5)-glutamine methyltransferase has product MPSTDRQELQTLRDLIRYAVSRFHESHIALGHGSDNAWDEAVYLVLHGLHLLPDSLDPFLDARVLSQERDRVLTLIDRRVAERVPAAYLTHEAWLRGHRFYVDQRVIVPRSPIAELLDQGLAPWVAEPESVGRALDMCTGSGCLAILAALAFPYAEVDAVDISPDALDVAQRNVDEYRLQDRLRLHRSNLFDDLPAAAYDVIVCNPPYVNSQSMSELPAEYRAEPALALAGGADGMDLVRRILQAAPRYLSPQGVLVLEIGHERDHFEAAFPELEPIWLDTEDASDQILLLTREQL; this is encoded by the coding sequence ATGCCGTCTACTGATCGACAAGAACTGCAAACTCTGCGCGACCTGATCCGCTATGCGGTGTCGCGTTTTCACGAAAGCCACATTGCGCTGGGCCATGGCTCGGATAACGCCTGGGATGAGGCGGTTTATCTGGTTCTGCACGGTTTGCACCTGCTGCCCGATTCGCTCGATCCCTTTCTGGATGCGCGCGTATTGAGCCAAGAGCGCGATCGCGTTCTCACGCTGATTGACCGTCGCGTCGCCGAGCGCGTGCCGGCAGCCTACCTGACGCATGAAGCCTGGCTGCGCGGCCATCGTTTCTATGTCGATCAGCGGGTCATCGTGCCACGCTCACCGATTGCGGAACTGCTGGATCAGGGCCTTGCACCCTGGGTAGCCGAGCCGGAATCGGTCGGGCGTGCGCTCGACATGTGCACTGGCTCGGGTTGTCTCGCCATCCTGGCCGCCCTCGCCTTTCCCTACGCCGAGGTCGATGCCGTCGATATCTCCCCAGACGCGCTTGATGTAGCGCAGCGCAATGTGGACGAATACCGGCTGCAAGACCGTCTCAGATTGCATCGCAGCAATCTGTTCGACGACCTGCCCGCGGCAGCCTACGACGTGATTGTCTGCAACCCGCCCTACGTCAACAGCCAATCCATGTCAGAGCTGCCGGCCGAATACCGCGCCGAACCGGCACTGGCGCTGGCCGGTGGTGCGGACGGCATGGATCTGGTCAGGCGCATTCTGCAAGCCGCGCCGCGCTACCTGTCGCCGCAAGGAGTGCTGGTGCTGGAAATCGGCCACGAGCGAGATCACTTCGAGGCGGCTTTTCCTGAACTCGAACCCATCTGGCTAGATACCGAGGACGCCTCGGATCAGATCTTGCTACTGACCCGCGAGCAACTGTGA
- a CDS encoding ATP-binding cassette domain-containing protein, with protein sequence MIRASGLTLRRGTKVLLDGAEFVVNPGERVGFVGKNGAGKSSLFALLTGSLDQDAGSLDVPAGWRIASVQQEIAADDKPAREFVIDGDTHLRALQAERAGVSDNEGSRIAELEAALAEADVWSAPSRAEQLLAGLGFAPDEWMQPVSSFSGGWRMRLALARALMAPSELLLLDEPTNHLDLDAMLWLEKWLAAYPGTVLLISHDTEFLDAVARVILHFDHGKLIRYRGGYEDFLTQRAERLRQASIAHERQTRETARLQGFIDRFKAKASKAKQAQSRVKALARMQVLAPLQAEAGIDIRIPSPDHTPDPLLVLDKMAAGYTDERGQAVSILNKVTLMVRAGARVGVLGANGAGKSTLIKTLAEELPLQAGERRASRGLAIGYFHQHQLDMLDLESTPLQHLTRLAPDAREQELRNYLGGFGFSGDTVNGKVAPMSGGEKARLALSLIVWQKPNLLLLDEPSNHLDVETREALAAALAEFSGSMLLVSHDRHLLRTTVDSFWIVADGQVHEFDGDLEDYRDWLSARNAQERAEAAGPKDADAPDRKAQRRQEAEQRQRLATLRKPLQARLSKVESEMEKLRVRLQTLDALIADADLYSDARRTERQQVMAEHGELDKRMGTLEEEWLEIQTSLEEIDPGS encoded by the coding sequence GTGATACGTGCCTCTGGATTGACCCTACGCCGTGGCACCAAGGTGCTGCTGGACGGCGCCGAGTTCGTGGTGAACCCAGGCGAGCGCGTGGGCTTTGTCGGCAAGAACGGCGCGGGCAAATCTTCGCTATTCGCCTTGCTGACCGGCAGCCTGGACCAGGATGCCGGTTCGCTCGATGTGCCCGCTGGCTGGCGGATCGCCAGCGTGCAGCAGGAAATCGCCGCCGATGACAAGCCGGCGCGCGAGTTTGTCATCGATGGCGACACCCATTTGCGCGCCTTGCAGGCCGAGCGTGCCGGCGTGAGCGACAACGAAGGTAGCCGTATCGCTGAACTCGAAGCCGCGCTGGCCGAGGCCGATGTCTGGAGCGCCCCCTCGCGCGCCGAGCAATTGCTGGCGGGCCTGGGTTTCGCGCCTGACGAATGGATGCAGCCGGTAAGCAGTTTTTCAGGCGGCTGGCGCATGCGGCTAGCCCTGGCGCGCGCGCTGATGGCACCGTCCGAACTGTTGTTGCTGGACGAGCCGACCAACCACCTGGATCTCGATGCCATGCTGTGGCTGGAGAAATGGCTGGCGGCGTATCCCGGCACGGTGTTGCTGATCTCGCACGACACCGAATTTCTGGATGCGGTGGCGCGCGTGATTCTGCACTTCGATCATGGCAAGCTGATCCGTTACCGGGGCGGCTATGAAGACTTCCTGACACAGCGCGCAGAAAGGTTGCGCCAGGCCAGCATCGCCCACGAACGGCAAACGCGTGAAACCGCCCGTCTGCAAGGCTTCATCGACCGCTTCAAAGCCAAGGCCTCCAAAGCCAAACAGGCCCAAAGCCGTGTAAAGGCCCTGGCCCGCATGCAGGTGCTTGCGCCCTTGCAGGCTGAAGCAGGCATCGACATCCGTATTCCTTCGCCCGACCACACGCCGGACCCCTTGCTAGTGCTGGACAAGATGGCGGCGGGTTATACCGATGAGCGCGGCCAGGCCGTGTCCATCCTGAACAAGGTGACACTGATGGTGCGCGCCGGTGCTCGCGTGGGAGTGCTGGGCGCCAACGGCGCGGGCAAGAGCACGCTGATCAAGACCTTGGCCGAAGAGCTGCCCCTGCAGGCGGGAGAACGCCGCGCCTCGCGCGGGCTCGCCATCGGCTACTTCCATCAGCATCAGCTTGATATGCTCGACCTCGAGAGCACGCCGCTACAGCATCTGACGCGTCTGGCGCCGGACGCCCGTGAACAGGAATTGCGCAACTATCTGGGCGGCTTCGGATTTTCTGGCGACACGGTCAACGGCAAGGTGGCGCCGATGTCAGGCGGTGAAAAGGCGCGACTGGCGCTCTCGCTCATCGTGTGGCAAAAGCCCAATCTGCTGCTGCTCGATGAACCCAGCAACCACCTCGACGTGGAAACCCGCGAAGCGCTGGCCGCCGCGCTGGCCGAGTTTTCGGGCAGCATGCTGCTGGTGTCGCATGACCGCCATTTGCTGCGCACGACCGTGGACAGCTTCTGGATCGTCGCCGACGGACAGGTCCATGAATTCGATGGTGATCTGGAAGACTACCGCGACTGGCTGAGTGCACGGAATGCCCAAGAGCGTGCCGAAGCAGCCGGGCCCAAAGATGCCGATGCGCCCGACCGCAAGGCGCAGCGCCGCCAGGAAGCAGAGCAGCGCCAACGACTGGCCACCTTGCGCAAGCCTTTACAGGCCCGGCTGAGCAAGGTTGAAAGCGAAATGGAAAAACTGCGCGTACGCCTGCAAACGCTGGACGCGCTGATCGCTGACGCCGATCTTTATTCCGATGCACGACGCACCGAACGCCAGCAGGTAATGGCCGAGCACGGTGAGCTTGACAAGCGCATGGGCACGCTGGAAGAAGAATGGTTGGAAATCCAGACCTCGCTTGAAGAGATCGACCCTGGCAGTTGA
- a CDS encoding UvrD-helicase domain-containing protein — translation MMLDKLNPQQLAAVTLEPLHALVLAGAGSGKTRVLTTRMAWLIQTGQASPFGILAVTFTNKAAREMLMRMAATMPIDTRGLWIGTFHGLCNRMLRAHHRDAGLPQAFQILDTADQLAAIKRLLKAQGIDDEKYPPRDVQRFINGSKEDGLRPAEVEAWDAHRRKLVEIYQLYEAQCQREGVVDFAELLLRAYELLSRNAPVREHYQRRFRHILVDEFQDTNTLQYKWLRLLAGGGAAIFAVGDDDQSIYAFRGANVGNMADFERDYAQGRVIRLEQNYRSFGHILDAANALIGHNSGRLGKNLWTDQGEGELIRIIEQPSDGMEAQWVVDEIRSLINEGRARSEIAVLYRSNAQSRVLEHALFSAGVAYKVYGGLRFFERQEIKHALAYLRLIANPDDDTSLMRVVNFPTRGIGARTLELLADAASSSQTSLFGAVARVPGKGGANLAQFAQLIGRLAAETRDLPLPEMVGHIIEESGLKAHYQAEREGAERLENLNELVTAAAVFAAEENFDSLPAGVALQTDAAEGEPPVPSMSPLAAFLSHAALEAGDNQAQAGQDAVQLMTVHAAKGLEFDAVFITGLEEGLFPHENSILEPAGLEEERRLMYVAITRARERLYLTLAQSRMLHGQTRYAMRSRFLEEIPESHLKWLSPRASQGAGGGMAWSERGDAYGRRQTGTITPRAPRSLTTGVTVGDAQYRVGQGVRHARFGEGTIIGLSGTGQDAQAQIQFRDAGTKTLALGIAKLDIIA, via the coding sequence ATGATGCTCGATAAGCTCAACCCGCAACAACTCGCTGCCGTTACTCTCGAACCGCTTCACGCCCTGGTCCTTGCCGGGGCGGGTAGCGGTAAGACCCGGGTTCTCACGACCCGCATGGCCTGGCTGATTCAAACCGGTCAGGCCAGTCCTTTTGGCATTCTGGCAGTTACGTTCACGAACAAGGCCGCCCGCGAGATGTTGATGCGCATGGCAGCCACCATGCCGATCGATACGCGCGGCCTGTGGATCGGTACCTTTCACGGCCTGTGCAATCGCATGTTGCGCGCGCATCACCGCGATGCGGGCTTGCCGCAGGCCTTCCAGATTCTCGACACGGCCGATCAGCTCGCCGCCATCAAGCGTTTACTCAAAGCGCAGGGCATCGACGACGAGAAGTATCCGCCCCGTGACGTGCAGCGTTTCATCAACGGCAGCAAGGAAGATGGCCTGCGCCCGGCCGAGGTCGAGGCCTGGGATGCGCACCGCCGCAAACTCGTCGAGATTTATCAACTCTATGAAGCGCAATGCCAGCGTGAAGGCGTGGTCGATTTCGCCGAGCTCTTGTTGCGCGCCTATGAGTTGCTGAGCCGCAACGCGCCCGTGCGCGAGCACTATCAGCGGCGCTTCCGACATATCCTTGTCGATGAATTCCAGGATACCAATACGCTGCAGTACAAATGGCTGCGTCTGTTGGCTGGCGGCGGGGCGGCGATCTTCGCCGTGGGCGATGACGATCAATCCATTTACGCCTTTCGGGGCGCCAATGTCGGCAATATGGCCGACTTCGAGCGCGACTACGCCCAGGGGCGGGTGATTCGCCTGGAGCAGAACTATCGCTCTTTCGGGCACATTCTGGATGCAGCTAATGCGCTGATCGGCCATAACAGCGGCCGGCTGGGTAAAAACCTCTGGACCGACCAGGGGGAAGGCGAGCTGATTCGTATCATCGAGCAGCCCTCCGACGGCATGGAGGCGCAGTGGGTGGTCGATGAAATCCGTTCCTTGATCAACGAAGGCCGCGCGCGCAGCGAAATCGCCGTGCTCTATCGCAGCAACGCCCAGTCTCGGGTGCTCGAGCATGCGCTGTTTTCTGCCGGCGTGGCGTACAAGGTGTATGGCGGCCTGCGCTTTTTCGAGAGGCAGGAGATCAAGCATGCGCTGGCCTATCTGCGCCTGATCGCCAATCCCGATGACGACACCTCGCTGATGCGGGTGGTGAATTTTCCGACACGCGGCATCGGCGCCCGCACGCTCGAACTCTTGGCGGACGCCGCTTCCAGCAGCCAGACCAGCCTCTTTGGCGCGGTGGCACGGGTGCCGGGTAAGGGCGGGGCCAATCTCGCGCAGTTCGCGCAGCTTATCGGCAGGCTTGCCGCCGAGACACGTGATTTGCCGCTGCCCGAGATGGTTGGGCACATCATCGAGGAAAGCGGCCTGAAGGCGCATTACCAGGCCGAGCGCGAAGGCGCCGAGCGCCTCGAAAACCTGAATGAACTCGTGACGGCGGCGGCGGTGTTCGCGGCCGAAGAGAACTTCGACAGCTTGCCTGCGGGCGTGGCGCTGCAAACCGACGCTGCCGAAGGCGAACCGCCTGTGCCCAGCATGTCGCCTCTTGCGGCGTTTCTGTCGCACGCGGCGCTTGAGGCGGGTGACAACCAGGCTCAGGCAGGCCAGGACGCCGTGCAGCTTATGACGGTGCATGCTGCCAAGGGCCTGGAGTTTGACGCCGTCTTTATCACCGGTCTGGAAGAGGGCTTGTTCCCGCACGAGAACAGCATTCTTGAGCCGGCAGGCCTCGAAGAAGAGCGGCGCTTGATGTATGTCGCCATCACGCGGGCTCGCGAGCGGCTCTACCTGACGCTGGCGCAAAGCCGTATGCTGCATGGTCAGACTCGTTATGCCATGCGTTCGCGTTTTCTCGAAGAAATCCCCGAGTCTCATCTCAAATGGCTTAGCCCGCGGGCATCGCAAGGCGCGGGTGGGGGCATGGCTTGGAGCGAGCGCGGCGACGCCTATGGCCGTCGCCAGACAGGAACCATCACGCCGCGTGCGCCACGCTCGCTCACGACAGGCGTGACCGTCGGTGACGCCCAATACCGGGTGGGTCAGGGTGTGCGTCATGCGCGCTTTGGCGAGGGCACGATCATCGGTTTGAGCGGCACGGGCCAGGATGCTCAGGCCCAGATACAGTTTCGCGACGCTGGCACTAAGACACTGGCGCTGGGTATCGCCAAGCTGGACATCATCGCTTGA